TGATGGTTCGCGAACCCACGATCTGCTAACAACATGACATCTGGATGCTGCCGTAATAACCAACGGGCCTGACGCAATAGCGGTTGATATTCCTCAAAAGCAACCGCCGCACTCTTGTGCTCTAATACTTTCCATAACAACGGTACTGCTCTGCCACAGCAGACAACGGATACATGAATCATGCAGTATTCATTCCATAAAACCGTGGTATCCATCGCTAGGTAAAGGCGATGGGTTCGCCAGTTCTTAAGCGCTAGAAGGACCAAAGGGACATACAGTTTGTGGACATCAATGAGCGGATTGCACAGAAAGCGTTGCCAGCGACGCTCGACACTTTGGGCTTTTTTGCTCGGCAGGGGACATAGGATTCCCAAGCAGATAAGCATAATCGTTCACTGCAGATTAAGGCGCTCACCATCCATCCCAGGGTCATGAGATGACGCAAATCTCGATAATGGCTGTGTTGACGTAAAAAGGAGAACAGTTGACGATAAATTTGGGTGGAGCCTGACATTTGAGTAACGCTGATTTGTGCTTAAATCTAGCTTCACATGTCGCTCCACTCTTTTCTCAAAGACTATGAAAATAAAGGCTTTGAGATACTTCTGTCAGGCAGTCAGGATGGAATGATATGGCGAACGTTAGAGGCTGTTTTAAAAGCCCAGTTAATTCTGCATTAGCCCCCTAAATTCCCCATTCTGGGGGACTTTGAGGCTTATTATTATTCTAGAGGTGAGACAGAGGTAGGGGTAACAAGATGCGAGAGAAAAGAGCGCAACACCACCGTATTCGTGGTACGACCCCAGCAGTCGTTGCCGCCGCACAACGACTGAGTCTCAATCTGACGCCTGCCGAACAAAAACTGTGGAAAGCACTGCAAAAACGTCAACTCAACGGTCTAAAATTCCGCTGTCAACACGCCATCAGCTCGTTTATTGTCGACTTTTACTGTCCCCAATGTCGATTAGTGATTGAGCTAGACGGCGACATTCACAATCAGCAGGTGGAGTATGATGAAGCCCGTACCGAGCAGCTTCATCAGCTTGGTTACCGAGTGATCCGATGCCAGAACTCAAACGTTATTCACCACCTGGATCATGTACTTCAGCAAATCCGACAGGCGAGTGAGCAAAGCATTGAACTACAGTCAAAGTCCCCCAGGATGGGGGATTTAGGGGGCTAATGTAGCATGATTGAGGCTATTGACTAGAAAGGCATCGGATTTAGTTGTGAGGAGTCATACTCTCCTTACAACCCTGTCCATGGCTAACTTACAAGAGTTTTGTCCTGTACTCAAGGATCAGAGTAATAAAATCAGTCTTTGGGTCCTTTCTCTCTTGGTTTATTATGTCGGTACCAGATTTAATCCATACCCTGGAACAGACAACCCGGAAAAGACTCAAACAAATGTCTGTTGAGGACTTTAATCAAAGCCTGAATGACACCTATCACCATTTGCAGCGTCAGCCCAATGCTTATGCACTGAATGATGAACATCAAATCGTTGGACTGAGTTTGCAAGGAGTGGATGGCCATGAATTAGTGGACGCATCCATCGAGCAATATCCCCATCTCTCCGCCTTGTATTTATTCGATATTGTCTCGCCAGAAATCGTCCCATTTGCCAGTCTCCCAGGGCTCTCCACCATTGCCCTGTCGGGACAAGACGTGACGGCTACCTCCTATCTTCAGCAAGCCACAAATCTCACCACGGTTTATTTAAAAACCACCCATATTTCGGATTACTCCTTCTTGTCGGACCTCAAGAACCTAACCCACCTAGACTTAAGCAACAATCAGATTGCTGATATTTCCTTTATCCAAGACCTTAAACAACTCACTAGCCTCGGCTTAGCAGCAAACAAAATTGTTGATATCTCAGGACTAAAAGACCTGACGACACTGAACAGCCTGAATTTACGCTCCAATGCAATAGACGATTATTCCGTGTTGCTCAATTTCAAAGAACTTAGCCAACTAACGGTTAGCGTTCGCGAAGCAACCGGTCTTGCCTTTCTACAAGATCTTAGGGGTCTTACCTATCTAGATCTCAGTTACAACCACTGGATTTCTGATATTTCGGTTTTACGCCATCTCCCAAAGCTCACCCATCTAGATTTAGGGTCTAATCAGATTTCTGATATTGCAGTTTTGTCAGACCTGCCACAACTCACGCACCTGTCTTTAAGTGCCAATAAAATTTCTGATCTTTCAGTCTTACAAACCCTCCAGGGACTTGAAAGTCTGGATATCAGCGCTAACGAGATTGCTGATATTGCCATCCTACAAAATCTCCAAGGGCTGACCCAACTGGATATCAGCTCCAATGACGTGTCTGACATTTCCGCTTTGCAGGATCTCACGACGCTCACCCAACTGAATGTCAGTTCAAATGAGGTTATTGACTATTCTGTTTTACAAGGTCTAACCGAACTCACCAACCTAGATGTCAGTGATAATCAGCTGTCTGAGATCTCAGACTTACAGGGACTGCACGCACTCACCAGTCTGAACCTCAGCTATAACCAGCTGTCTGATATTTCAGTCTTACAGGACCTCAAGCAACTGGCTACTCTGAACTTAAGCTACAACCCAGTCTCTGATATTGCAGTACTGCAAAACTTCAAGGATCTCACCACCCTGAATTTAAGTTTCACTCAGATTACCGACCTGTCTACTCTGCAAGGCCTTAAAGGGCTAACCAGTTTAGATTTACATAGCAATCAGATTAGGGATATCTCAGCATTACAAGACCTGAAGGGACTCTACCGGCTGAATGTCAGTGATAATCAGCTGTCCGATATTTCTGCATTGAGAAACCTCAAGGGCCTCTTCAGTCTGAATTTAAGCATTAACCAAATTTCAGATATTGCAGCCCTACAAGATCTCACAAGACTAACCAGTTTGAATGCCAGTCATAATCGGCTGTCTGATATTTCAGTTTTGCAGGGACTCACCAGGCTGAACAGTCTAGATTTAGGAGCCAACCAGATTGCTGATATCTCAGTCCTGCAAAATATCCCAGGACTCTTTAGTCTGGATTTGCGATTTTCCGATGTTTCCGTGTTTCAGGACTTCAAGGGACTGACCAGTCTGAATCTCAGTTCTAATCAAATTTCCAGCGTTCCCGAATGGCTGAGTGAACAGGGGCTTCCCATTCAAACGGAGGATGAAGATGCTTTATTCTGCATTAACCTGTGTGGTAATCCCATTCCAAAGTGACCTGGATCAGGGTCAGACCATCCGTGACTTCCCGCCTTTGCGATCCTGGGTTGCCAGGGCGGTTCATTCAGTCAGTGCTGGCCGAACGCTGGCCAGATCGCCGTTGTACGCATCTTGGTGGATTTTCATGGTGTCCTGTGCCTAAACCTTGGGTCAGTGACATCATGGAGAACACTGCCGTTGCGAGGGCAGTCGCTTAGCAGCCGTTGTGAGATAGCTGGCGAGATGACGGCACCCCTTCGCTAATAAAATGTCCAGATCGATATGAGCACTCTGGAGAGTCTCGCCGGTGCTCACCCATATTTGCTTACCCAGCAAATTTATTTGTGCCACAGAGCCTAACCCATCCAGCGTCTTGAGCAGTCTGCCTTGATCTACCTGCCACACCTTAACCGACTGATCCGCACCGCCCGAGACCAAAATCGGCTGATCGGGAAGAAACGCCAAACTTGTCACCCCATTTTGATGGCCCGTCAGGGTTTGCACTAACGTCCCATCTCGCCACAGCTTGATCGTGTTGTCCCAACTGGCCGACGCTAACAGATTGCCTTCAGAATTGAACTGGACTTGGGAGATGGCTAAGCTATGCCCCGTTAGGGTTTTGACTGGGGTGCCGTCCAGCTGCCACAGCTTCACCGTCTCATCATCACTGCCCGACGCTAAATAACGAGGTCCCATGCTAACGCTCGTAATGGGGCCATCGTGAGCTTGGATAGTTTTGACAGGTTTTCCCGTGGTGGCATCCCATAGGCGAAGGGTTTGGTCATCACTACCCGAGACCAGGGTTTTGCCATTCGGACTGAAAGCGAGACTATTAATTTTGCCTGTATGGCCGGAGAGGGTGCGTTGCACTGTCCCCTCATGGATATCCCACACCTGAATGGTTGGGTCATGCCCGGATACTAGCTGTTGGCTATCGGCACTAAATCGGAGGGCATATGTGGGCGTTTCGCTTTTGAGGGTTTTGAACAGGACTTTGCCCATTTGTGGATCGGGTCGCCAGAGCTGAATCACCCCGTCTAGACTGGCCGTAGCTAAGATCTGCTGGTCTGGACTAATGGCCATGGCCAGGATGGGTGATGTGTCTTCAGGAATGGATGGGGTGGCCCAAATTCGGACCTGTTTATCGATACTGGCTGAGATTAAGGTGTTGCCATTGGGATGAAAGGCAGCATCTAGGGTTGGAGCGCCATGTCCTTTCAGCGTGGATAAGAGTTTACCTGTGGCAACTTGCCATAGACGGAGGCTGTGATCGGCATGGGTGGAGACTAAGGTGTTGCCATCCGGGCCAAAGGCAACGCTAGTCACGACAACATTGTCTGTTTCCAACGTATGCAGTAGCTGGCCCGACAGAGACCATAACTGAATCGTACCGTCTTCCATAGAAGCAGCGAGGGTCTGACTATCTGAACTGATAGCGATATCGGTGACGGCGGTAGCCTGTTTGGGCAAAGTACGGAGCGTTTTCCCCTTCGCCACATCCCAAATCCGTACGGTTTTATCTTCACTGGCAGATACAAGTACATTGCCAGCGAATTCAACGGCATTGACCCAACCCTGGTGTCCAGTCAAGGTTTTTACAAGTTGGCTTGTACGGGTATCCCAGATTTTAATTACGGATTCTCGGCCTGCGGTTGCCAACTGATGGCCTTGGGGATGAAAAGCTAAGCCTGTTCCCTGAGGGGAAGCCGCAAAGCTGGAAAGCTGCTTTTCTGTTTTGGGAGACCATCGTTGCACAGTTCCCTGAGTCGTAATCACGGCAATGGACTGGTCATCAGGACTAAAGGCAATATCATTGACTTGCTCGCCAATGTTCAGCGTATAAAGGTGCTGGCCGTTTGCCTGCCAAATCCGCACCGTTTGGTCATCACTACCCGACGCAATCCACTGCCCTGATGAACTGATGCTAACGGAGGTGACCCGTTGGGTATGGCCTTCTAGACGGTTTCGTTCATGGGTGTTTGCGATCGCATCTCCTAACGTCAAGGCAGTTTGGGTGCGGATTGCACCTAACGTATGGCCATCAATCCCCCATCCCCAGAGGTTTTTCATCTGTCTTGCAGCTTGGGTACTGGTGAGAAGCGCTTCGAGTTGTTGATGCGATCGCAACTGAGATTCAGCCAGGGCATTTAAGGCCCGAATCTCACTGAGCTGAGTCTGCTGCCGCTGGAGAAACGCCATGCCTGCCAGTCCCGTCGCCGCTAAACCCAGGACACTAATAACCCCCACTGCTACTCGTGCCCGTCGCAACCGTTGTTGGGCCTGTTTCTGCTCTTGCGCTTGGGCTGATAAACCCGCTTGAACAAAGGCTTGCACCTCCGCCGATAGCTCATCTGTGTACTTCACATACAGTTCCGCTGCGGCATCCAGGCGCACCCCGCGCAGCAAAAAATCGGGAGACCGTTGACTCTGCTGCCAATCCTCCGCCGCTTGCTCGATCTGACGTTGGGTTTGCAGACGGACCCGGTTTTCTTCCAACCACCAGCGCAAGGTGGACCAGTGACGAATCAGAATTTCATGGACGACTTCCACGGTGACATCCTGTTTAATCCACTCCAGCCAGTCGGGTTCAGGGGGTTCGGATGCCTTATCGCCTTTACTGTTTAAGATCTGGGCTGGAGCCAGATCCTCCTCTAAACTGACGATCACTAACTTGGCATCCGTCAGTACTTTGAGCGTTCGCTCCACTAATTCCGCTGGATGCTTGGGCACAATCAAGTCAGACTTTTTGATCCGCCGCCGGGTATCTTCTGTACCATCCCCCAACTGGGTCAAAGCCAGAAAAATCCACTGGGCACAGGCTTGAGCCTCTGTATCCAAACCGTCATATACCGCTTGGGCTTTGCGTTCTAACGCCCCTTTTAAGCCGCCAATTTGCTGCTGATAAATGGCTAAGGTCAGCGCTCCAGGCTGCCGCTGTTCCCAAAGCTGCTCTAGAACAAATTCCAGCAGTGGCAAATCTCCTGCGAGATTACTCAGTTCTTCCAGCAAGACCTCCACCAGTTCGGGTTCAACCGCTAAGCCCACTCGCTCTGCTGGATTGAGAATGACTTGGCGATAATTCTCCGCCGTCAGGGCAGGGGGCACTAGAATATTGGACTCTGGCAACCGCTGGGCTAAGGCAGGGTATTCCAAACAGGGCGCAATAAAATCGCTGCGGAGGGTGATGATCAGCTTAAAGCGATCGTCTGCATGGTCTATAGCTCCAAAGATGAGGTCTAAGAACTGCTGACGATCTTCGGAGGATGCGAGGGTAAATAATTCCTCAAACTGATCGATCACGAGGACAATGGTGGATTGAGGTTGCGATCGCAACCAGTAAACAAACCCCTCAGTCCCCTGATAGAGCATCCCTTCCAACTGCAGCCGCTGGTACTGCTGCTCCTTAGCAGTACCACTTTCGATTAAACGTTCCACGAGCGCTTGGGCTGGTTTGGCCCCTGGTCGGAGGCTTCGCACCCACCATTGGTCACTGTCTGGAATATGCTGTCCCTGCTGGAGCTGGGCCATCAACCCCGCCTGTACCACGGAGGATTTACCGCTGCCGGAAGCGCCCACAACAGCTAGAAAAGACCGCTCTCGCACCGTCTCAATCAGTTGCTGGGTCAAGGTTTCCCGTCCAAAGAAAAACGGGGCATCATCGGGACCAAAGGCCCGCAGCCCCATATAGGGGCAAATGCCTAAGTCAAAATCTGACGTGGTGCTACGCGCTCCCATCCCACCAGGCAAGACTTCAATCACGCCCTGCACCCCTGATAGCCAGGTCTGCAGCTGCACTTCACTTCCTGCTAGCTGCATCTGCAACTGAGCAATCCAGCTAGCGACAGGCATCCCCTCTTGGGTATTGGCTTGCGTTAGGGTCTCGTACAAAACATCTGCAAACTGTTCCGGCTGATCCGCTGGAGCCGCTGAGGCTAACAGACACTGGCCCTGATAATGGGTCTGCAAGTCTTCAATCCAATCCAGCAGATCCGTGGCTCCAGGACAATCCAGAATCACAATTTGCTGGGCCAAAGGCGACCGTCGCAGCATCTGCCGTAACCAGGACCGACTCATCGCCACCCCTTCCGGTAAGACCAGATGAGCCTCGCCCGTTTTCGTCAGTTCCGTTTTGCCCCGCAAGTAGAGGAGGGCGGTCGTCACCGTCGTTGGGACAGGTTGAACTGGATCCGCAACTTGCAAACAGGTTTGAATCGCGTCTCGCACGTCTTGCCAGGTTTGCTCCGCCTGGGGGAAATAGGTCAGCTCAAAGGCCCCCGCCCCGCGCAACACTTTTCCGAAGGCTAGAGCCGTGGGATTATCTGCCAACCCTGCCACCATCAGGGCTTGTCGAGGATAGGCATGGACGGGCAGCTCCGGCTGCAGACCCAACACCAGTTCCCCCACCCCTTCCACAATCCGCTTTGGTGTTTGCTGGGGATATTCGGCATCGAGCTGGGTTTCGCCTCGACCTCGCTTTTGCTGGTTGATCAGTCGAAGCTGCTGGTTGACCTTATCGATATAGCGCAGGGTTTGGTAGTAGACGTACTTATAGAGGGCATCGGCTTCAATCACCCCGTCGTCGTCTGCGGCATCTCCTAATAATCCTTGAATGAGGTAATAGGTAAACACCCCATGCTCTAGCTCGGGAAACTCCCAGGACTGTTGGTTCTGATCACAGGATAGAAGCGCATAAAACCCCTTACTCTGGGCCGCCCGCTGTCGTAACAGGGCCATCAGTTGGGGGGTTGGATTGGGTAATGGGTCTGGGGTTTCATCTTTACTCCCCAGCTGCATACTCATACCGCCGCTATGGCAAGCATCCAGCCACACCAATTGCTGACGAGCAGCACTATTGGCCAGGGTCGTGAGTAATTCCTGCACCGGCAGCCCCGTTTGGGGTAGCTGTTCCTTTTGGGTATCAGCGAGGCATAGAAAGGTTTGCTGAGTCGACGGGTCAACGACGCCATGACCTGAAAAATAAAACAGAAGGGTGTCTGGCGGTTGAGCCTGCTCGACAATTTGCTGCAAGCTCGTCCGAACGCCTGCCAAGTCGGGTGAGGAGTCAGATGCCTGGGGATGATCGTGATGCAAGACGATAGATTTTTGCGGAAATGCCGCTGTGGCAGTATTCAGGGCACCCCCCAATCCCTGACAGTCTAAGGCTGGGTAGGCCAGGTCCGATAGCTGGGCATCAGCATAATGATTGACTCCCACCAACACGACCCATAGCTTGGCTTCTCCCGATTCCAATGCTCGGGTTGATCGACTGGTTTTGACGCTAACAGGGGACATAACGGTGGTGTGCTTCACCCAGTTTTGATGTGTTTAAGGCTAGTGCCGAACTTGGCATGGGCTGCCTTCTCCAACTTATAGGGTTCAGCCTCAAGATTTATGCAAACAGCACGATTTTGATCGCATCGCGGCTGGCACCGGACGGCTGATGCATTGATAATGTTGCCCTAAAACGGTTGCGATCCAATTAGAGACTGCTCGCTAAAAAGGTGTAAAGAAATAAAAATTAGCAGAATCAAATGCTTATCTCACTTTTGGTTAACTTCTTGCAGAGAAATAAGCCTAGACCATTGGAGAATTGTAATTTTTAACTAGAATCATCATCCTTGATATAGAAGTGGACACTCTGAATTATCCCAACTCCATCCTGGTTTAATGATGTCCGGTACATTCCTAAATCGGCTGCTTCAGCGTTTGTACCAGCGGGTGATTATGATTATGATCATCTTGTTCAGTCTGGGGCTGGGAGTCGCTTTTGTGGGGACCTACTATCTCTCCATATATTGGGTAGATAGCCAAGCGGTGCAATATTCAAGCGTTGTTATTCAAACCTTAAATCAGGCCCGGCGGTTCTATAGCGAAGATGTCGTTGATCGCCTAGAGTCTATCAAGGATGTTCAAGTTATCCCTGAATATCATGCTGTCAGTGGCGGCATTCCCAACCCCGCCACCTTTACGATTGAACTGGGCGAATTGCTGAGTAACCAGTCCACAGGGACCATCTTCCGACTCTATAGCAACTTTCCGTTTCCCCATCGACAGGCCACAGGAGGCCCTCAAGATCAATTTGAACGGGCTGCACTGAACTATCTCCAAAAGCATCCCCAGGCCGCTTACTATCGCAAAGAGCGAGTGGGAGATCGTCTTTCATTTCGATATACAGAAGCTGTTTTGATGGAACCCAGTTGTGTCGCATGCCACAATACATTGCCCAGTAGCCCCAAAAAAGACTGGAAGGTTGGTCAGGTTCGAGGGATTGCCGAAATCACACAGCCTCTCGAACAGGGCCTACAAACGGCTCAGGGAGGTTTAAAGACTATCTATCTGGCCCTGACCATCATCATCACGTTGGCCATGATGGGGTTGGGGCTGGCTGTGGGTCGGTTCCGCACCCTTAATCAGGAACTAGAGAAGAAAGTTGCTGAAAGAACAGCTGCCCTTGAGCGATTAGCCACGGTGGATGAGCTGACTCAATTGGCCAACCGACGCCAATTTGATCAGCGTTTAGAGCAGGCCTGGAAAGTCGCTCGGAGACTGCAGCACCCTTTATCTTTAATTTTGTGTGATGTTGATTATTTCAAAAACTACAACGATACCTATGGTCATCCAGCCGGAGATGAATGCTTGCGGTCGATAGCCAAAGTCTTAGACAGGAGCATCAGACGTCCTGGAGAATTTTCTGCCCGGTATGGTGGTGAAGAGTTTGCCATTGTTTTACCCAATGTCAGTCGTATGGATGCCATCCAAATCGCAACGACGATTCAAACGGCCATTCACCAACTCCAAATTCCTCATCGCTCATCGTTAAGCCATGCTTCTGTCACACTAAGTCTGGGCATTGCTACGATGATTCCTAATGCTAATTATTCCCCTGAACAATTAATACAAGCAGCGGATGAAGCCCTATACCAAGCTAAGCATCAAGGGCGAGATCGATATGTTGTCTGGGATAACCCATAAGGGGCATTACCGCAGATGAAATTTATGATGCCGCTTATAGGTGAATCGGTTGAGTGTCTTGCTCAGAGTGTCGGACTCAAACCCTGAACTCTACAATATTGGCTAGACAGTCTGGCTAGCTTTTGCGATCGGATGTAGCTGATGCAACCCCACTTCAACCTCTCTAGACGTCAGTTTCTGAGTGCTGTCAGTATGG
The genomic region above belongs to Acaryochloris sp. CCMEE 5410 and contains:
- a CDS encoding endonuclease domain-containing protein, giving the protein MREKRAQHHRIRGTTPAVVAAAQRLSLNLTPAEQKLWKALQKRQLNGLKFRCQHAISSFIVDFYCPQCRLVIELDGDIHNQQVEYDEARTEQLHQLGYRVIRCQNSNVIHHLDHVLQQIRQASEQSIELQSKSPRMGDLGG
- a CDS encoding leucine-rich repeat domain-containing protein; protein product: MSVEDFNQSLNDTYHHLQRQPNAYALNDEHQIVGLSLQGVDGHELVDASIEQYPHLSALYLFDIVSPEIVPFASLPGLSTIALSGQDVTATSYLQQATNLTTVYLKTTHISDYSFLSDLKNLTHLDLSNNQIADISFIQDLKQLTSLGLAANKIVDISGLKDLTTLNSLNLRSNAIDDYSVLLNFKELSQLTVSVREATGLAFLQDLRGLTYLDLSYNHWISDISVLRHLPKLTHLDLGSNQISDIAVLSDLPQLTHLSLSANKISDLSVLQTLQGLESLDISANEIADIAILQNLQGLTQLDISSNDVSDISALQDLTTLTQLNVSSNEVIDYSVLQGLTELTNLDVSDNQLSEISDLQGLHALTSLNLSYNQLSDISVLQDLKQLATLNLSYNPVSDIAVLQNFKDLTTLNLSFTQITDLSTLQGLKGLTSLDLHSNQIRDISALQDLKGLYRLNVSDNQLSDISALRNLKGLFSLNLSINQISDIAALQDLTRLTSLNASHNRLSDISVLQGLTRLNSLDLGANQIADISVLQNIPGLFSLDLRFSDVSVFQDFKGLTSLNLSSNQISSVPEWLSEQGLPIQTEDEDALFCINLCGNPIPK
- a CDS encoding caspase family protein, producing MSPVSVKTSRSTRALESGEAKLWVVLVGVNHYADAQLSDLAYPALDCQGLGGALNTATAAFPQKSIVLHHDHPQASDSSPDLAGVRTSLQQIVEQAQPPDTLLFYFSGHGVVDPSTQQTFLCLADTQKEQLPQTGLPVQELLTTLANSAARQQLVWLDACHSGGMSMQLGSKDETPDPLPNPTPQLMALLRQRAAQSKGFYALLSCDQNQQSWEFPELEHGVFTYYLIQGLLGDAADDDGVIEADALYKYVYYQTLRYIDKVNQQLRLINQQKRGRGETQLDAEYPQQTPKRIVEGVGELVLGLQPELPVHAYPRQALMVAGLADNPTALAFGKVLRGAGAFELTYFPQAEQTWQDVRDAIQTCLQVADPVQPVPTTVTTALLYLRGKTELTKTGEAHLVLPEGVAMSRSWLRQMLRRSPLAQQIVILDCPGATDLLDWIEDLQTHYQGQCLLASAAPADQPEQFADVLYETLTQANTQEGMPVASWIAQLQMQLAGSEVQLQTWLSGVQGVIEVLPGGMGARSTTSDFDLGICPYMGLRAFGPDDAPFFFGRETLTQQLIETVRERSFLAVVGASGSGKSSVVQAGLMAQLQQGQHIPDSDQWWVRSLRPGAKPAQALVERLIESGTAKEQQYQRLQLEGMLYQGTEGFVYWLRSQPQSTIVLVIDQFEELFTLASSEDRQQFLDLIFGAIDHADDRFKLIITLRSDFIAPCLEYPALAQRLPESNILVPPALTAENYRQVILNPAERVGLAVEPELVEVLLEELSNLAGDLPLLEFVLEQLWEQRQPGALTLAIYQQQIGGLKGALERKAQAVYDGLDTEAQACAQWIFLALTQLGDGTEDTRRRIKKSDLIVPKHPAELVERTLKVLTDAKLVIVSLEEDLAPAQILNSKGDKASEPPEPDWLEWIKQDVTVEVVHEILIRHWSTLRWWLEENRVRLQTQRQIEQAAEDWQQSQRSPDFLLRGVRLDAAAELYVKYTDELSAEVQAFVQAGLSAQAQEQKQAQQRLRRARVAVGVISVLGLAATGLAGMAFLQRQQTQLSEIRALNALAESQLRSHQQLEALLTSTQAARQMKNLWGWGIDGHTLGAIRTQTALTLGDAIANTHERNRLEGHTQRVTSVSISSSGQWIASGSDDQTVRIWQANGQHLYTLNIGEQVNDIAFSPDDQSIAVITTQGTVQRWSPKTEKQLSSFAASPQGTGLAFHPQGHQLATAGRESVIKIWDTRTSQLVKTLTGHQGWVNAVEFAGNVLVSASEDKTVRIWDVAKGKTLRTLPKQATAVTDIAISSDSQTLAASMEDGTIQLWSLSGQLLHTLETDNVVVTSVAFGPDGNTLVSTHADHSLRLWQVATGKLLSTLKGHGAPTLDAAFHPNGNTLISASIDKQVRIWATPSIPEDTSPILAMAISPDQQILATASLDGVIQLWRPDPQMGKVLFKTLKSETPTYALRFSADSQQLVSGHDPTIQVWDIHEGTVQRTLSGHTGKINSLAFSPNGKTLVSGSDDQTLRLWDATTGKPVKTIQAHDGPITSVSMGPRYLASGSDDETVKLWQLDGTPVKTLTGHSLAISQVQFNSEGNLLASASWDNTIKLWRDGTLVQTLTGHQNGVTSLAFLPDQPILVSGGADQSVKVWQVDQGRLLKTLDGLGSVAQINLLGKQIWVSTGETLQSAHIDLDILLAKGCRHLASYLTTAAKRLPSQRQCSP
- a CDS encoding diguanylate cyclase domain-containing protein, which translates into the protein MIMIILFSLGLGVAFVGTYYLSIYWVDSQAVQYSSVVIQTLNQARRFYSEDVVDRLESIKDVQVIPEYHAVSGGIPNPATFTIELGELLSNQSTGTIFRLYSNFPFPHRQATGGPQDQFERAALNYLQKHPQAAYYRKERVGDRLSFRYTEAVLMEPSCVACHNTLPSSPKKDWKVGQVRGIAEITQPLEQGLQTAQGGLKTIYLALTIIITLAMMGLGLAVGRFRTLNQELEKKVAERTAALERLATVDELTQLANRRQFDQRLEQAWKVARRLQHPLSLILCDVDYFKNYNDTYGHPAGDECLRSIAKVLDRSIRRPGEFSARYGGEEFAIVLPNVSRMDAIQIATTIQTAIHQLQIPHRSSLSHASVTLSLGIATMIPNANYSPEQLIQAADEALYQAKHQGRDRYVVWDNP